The nucleotide window CTTGCCGGCGAGCTCGAAGCCAGGGGACTGAGCGTCCTATTCGATGATCGGCCGAAGGTCTCGCCGGGCGTGAAGTTCGGCGATGCAGAGCTGATCGGTGTTCCAACCATCGTCGTCGTGGGACGCGGACTGGCCGAAGGCCACATCGAGGTGAAGGACCGCCGCTCCGGCACAAGCGAGAACGTGGCTGTTGCCGACGTCGTCGATCATCTGCATGCGGTGATCAGCGCCTGAGGCGCTCGTCGACTATATCTGCCCGTCGATAATTTCGGGACGAAGAGTATCCGCTGACGCCGGTCAGGGCGCAGCCAGCCGGGCAGCGGGCGGCAGGTTCGCCAGCGGTTTGCGCAGCAGGTTGCTCGCCACCCAGAGCGAGCGGTCGGCGTCGTCGGACTGGCCTTCCCTCAGGTAACCCAGCGCGTTCTCGACCTCCCGGACCACCGACCAGTCGCGGGCCAGCATTGGATCCAGACCCGCCGCGAGTGCCAAATCCGTGCAGCGGTCGCGCAGATGGCTTGCAGGATCAGCCGCACTGAGCTCGCTGATCCGGTTCCAGAGCATCGGCGCCACAGCAAACTCCGCATCTCCCAGGAGCGGTTTCGGGTCAATCGCCAGGAACCGCCGGGGGAGTTCATGGACCGGCAGGACGTTCAGGTAGTGGAGGTCGGAATGAACCAGCACATCGTGATCACGGCGTCGGCCGACTGCGCCGTGCAGCTGGCACACCTCAAGCGCATACTCCAACAGCCAGCGGTCGAAGGGACGCCCGAGGGTCTCCCACTCCAGCGGCAGCGTGTCCGTCCACTGTTCGGCCTGCTCCGCAACGGAGGGAAGGGCGAACCAACGGGGGTCCGAATCGGCCGCACCAGCCGGAGCGATCGATAGCCGGCGCATGATCGCCCCCCAGATATCGGTGGTTTCGGCCAGCGGCAGCTCAGCCAGGGAAGAGTCCCCGTCCAGCCGCTCAAGGAGCAGGACGAAATCGTGGGGCGCACTGTCCAGGAGTTCGACGGCGCCGCTTCCGCCCCACAGGGCAAGCGCATCCGGTTCAGGAACCGCTTCGGAATGTGGCACGGTGATCTTGAGGACGGCCGGCCGTCCGTCGGCGCAGGCCACCGGAAGCACGACGGCGCAGTGCCCGCTCCACGGCTCTGCCCCCGGTTCCAGCTCCAGAACCAGGTCCCACTGCTCGAGGTAGCGGTTCGCGATGCCGGCCCAGCCGTCCACCCAGGCCCTGCCTCCCGGCAAGTTCAGCGCTTTGCGCGCCAGGGTGCGCGGGAGCTCAATGTTGCGTGCGTCCATCCGACAAGGCTAGCTGCCGGCATCCCGGAGCCGCGGGT belongs to Arthrobacter tumbae and includes:
- a CDS encoding aminoglycoside phosphotransferase family protein, which translates into the protein MDARNIELPRTLARKALNLPGGRAWVDGWAGIANRYLEQWDLVLELEPGAEPWSGHCAVVLPVACADGRPAVLKITVPHSEAVPEPDALALWGGSGAVELLDSAPHDFVLLLERLDGDSSLAELPLAETTDIWGAIMRRLSIAPAGAADSDPRWFALPSVAEQAEQWTDTLPLEWETLGRPFDRWLLEYALEVCQLHGAVGRRRDHDVLVHSDLHYLNVLPVHELPRRFLAIDPKPLLGDAEFAVAPMLWNRISELSAADPASHLRDRCTDLALAAGLDPMLARDWSVVREVENALGYLREGQSDDADRSLWVASNLLRKPLANLPPAARLAAP